A region from the Brassica napus cultivar Da-Ae chromosome C8, Da-Ae, whole genome shotgun sequence genome encodes:
- the LOC125591302 gene encoding dual specificity protein phosphatase 12-like — translation MQKLDLIRENIYLGDICAAAEVLKNGSSEISHVLTVLHCPSISVFEEWRNVRLDSKEIKEVYVGDDDHQGREFATESALPSGNLLYSLEHTGKDLKFTRMAVFAYDQEWENLLDFFDICLDFIDAGRKEKGVLVHCFAGESRSASMVIAYLMRTEKLSCQDALASLKQSAHARPNLGFLKQLDLFERMNFKVDRSSPIYKHFRLKTLGYLYSKDKRFDKLKLRADPGMSNEGSGSTYQCKKCKNVLLFQEQVIDHTPGEADLELDDMFKNMMGEVHNKNPGDQKKCTSSFVEPLNWMHEAVEDDLPEGKLLCPKCKARLGSFDWLGSFCSCGSKIVPAFQLQMSRVDFIPVKADVKKKKKNMKHEKKIV, via the exons ATGCAGAAGCTTGACCTAATTAGGGAGAATATATACCTCGGCGATATTTGTGCCGCTGCTGAAGTTCTCAAGAATGGTAGCTCCGAAATTTCGCACGTTCTTACAGTTTTACACTGCCCTTCCATATCTGTGTTCGAGGAATGGCGCAACGTGAGACTAGACTCAAAAGAAATCAAGGAAGTttatgttggtgatgatgatcatCAAGGCAGAGAGTTTGCGACAGAGagtgcgttgccatctgggaATCTTCTATATTCACTTGAACATACTGGCAAAGATCTCAAGTTTACTAGAATGGCTGTGTTTGCCTACGATCAAGAATGGGAGAATTTGCTTGATTTTTTCGATATTTGCTTGGATTTTATTGATGCTGGCCGCAAAGAGAAAGGTGTTTTAGTTCATTGCTTTGCAGGAGAATCTCGAAG tgctTCTATGGTCATTGCGTATCTAATGAGGACCGAAAAGCTTTCTTGTCAAG ATGCGTTGGCATCACTGAAGCAAAGTGCTCACGCTAGACCCAATCTTGGCTTCTTAAAACAG TTGGATTTGTTTGAAAGAATGAACTTCAAAGTTGACCGTTCCAGCCCTATTTACAAGCATTTCCGTCTAAAAACTTTAG GTTATTTATACAGCAAAGATAAGAGATTTGACAAACTAAAGTTAAGGGCTGATCCGGGAATGTCAAATGAGGGTAGTGGTAGTACGTACCAGTGCAAGAAATGCAAAAATGTTTTGTTGTTTCAGGAGCAAGTCATTGATCACACTCCTGGTGAAGCTGATTTGGAGCTTGATGACATGTTTAAAAACATGATGGGAGAAGTTCACAACAAGAATCCCGGTGATCAGAAAAAATGTACTTCTAGTTTCGTAGAACCTCTCAATTGGATGCATGAAG CTGTAGAAGATGATCTGCCTGAAGGAAAGTTACTGTGTCCTAAGTGTAAAGCGAGACTTGGAAGCTTTGACTGGTTAGGAAGTTTTTGTAGCTGCGGAAGCAAGATTGTTCCGGCGTTTCAACTTCAGATGAGCCGTGTGGATTTTATCCCTGTGAAAGCTgacgtgaagaagaagaagaagaatatgaagCATGAGAAGAAAATAGTCTAG